The DNA region CTTCAACCTCTCCCAGTACGAGGCGAGTGCCCCCAGAGCAGCGGCTGCTCCCGCAAAGGCCCACGCGAGCCATATACCTGCCCTAATTGGGTACGAGAACGGCTCGGGGAGGTCTGGATTTCCCAACATCGCCATGTACCCATTGTAGGCTTGTCCTGTCAAGTCCGAGTCGGCGGCGTCTGCAAACTCGATAGATTTCTCGGTGGGGTAGTGGCCAAATGGTGAAATTGCGACGTAGATGAGCGAGGGGTACTTCTCAGCGAGTTGCGGATATCCCATCCCCCTCTGTGCCAACTTGCCTGGCCCCAAGCCGTCGAGCAGAATGTCGACATACGGCAACAGCTCCGCCGCCGCGTCCCACGATGTCTTCTTCTTACCCCTACTCTCTACAAGATAGGGAATCCCAACGCCGTTAACATACACATCATCCACAGTAATTCTCTGAGCCTCTTCGTCTGGCACTGTGTACACCTCTGCGCCAAGTTCTGCCAATAGAGAACCCGCGATTAGACACCCGAAATTCACGCCGCATATCTCCAAAATCTTAACTCCTTCTAAAGCCCCTGGCTTCCCCTCGGGGCTGAATAGTTGCGTTAAGGCCGCTTCCCTCTGCGGCTGGCTAGCCGACGTCATGCCCCCGCCTCAACTTCGTCTTTCTCGCCTTGGAATACTGGGTCCTCCTCAGCCCTCCACCCCGGCGGAGGCGTATTGCCCAATTGGCCATCCCAATACCCCAACACGCCCCGCTCCACCAACCTGTCAACTTCGCCGGAGTCTAGGCCTAGCCATTTCCTCAACACAAGCTTGTTGTGGTAGCCGACGGGCCGGGCGACCCACTTAACCCCGAGGTCGTAGCCTGCCATCTTTACGACGGGGCCCGGCACCACGACCTCCCCGTAGAGCCTATCCCTTATCCTCACTACTGACCCCCTCTCCCAGCGCCATGGATCGTTCAAGATATCAACATCCGCCATTACGGGCTGTGCGGGGACGCCGAGTTTTTTACAAGTCTCGACGACTTCTGCAAGGTCTCTACTTGCGACGTACTGCGCAATTGCCCGGTAGGTTTTCCACCTGTCGCCATCCATTTCGGCGAGCCTAGGCACCGCAGTGGCCAGCGCCTTGAGTTGCCCCTCAGTCATAGCGGCTATCGCGACGTATTTGCCGTCTCTTGTCTTAAAAACGCCAGACGCCTTTGCAAATGGGTCGAAAAAGCCGCTCCTCCTCAGCCTCTTGTTGGTCGCCGACATGTAGACGAGTTGGTACATAAACCTCTGCAAGCTCGCGGCCTGAGAAAGGTCGATGTACTGCCCCCTGCCCGTCTTGTGGCGGTAGATCAAAGCCGCCAATATAGCGCTCACGGCCATGGTAGAGGGTAGCCAGTCGCCTGGATAGTCGGGAAGCCTGTACAGCTCGTCTACCTCCTCTTCCCAGCCGGTGGTGTCCATTATGCCGGACTCCGCCTGGCCTATGATGTCGTAGCTAGGCAGCTTGTGCAGAGGCCCAAACTGCCCATAGCCCGTGGCGCTTATATATATGAGCCTCGGGTTCACCTCTCTCAGTTGTAGGTAGCCAAGCCCGTAGCCGTCGAGGGTGCCCGGCTCCATGTTTTCGACAAATACGTCGGCTTGTTTTACCAGCTCTAACAAGACCTTGCGCCCCTCTTCTTTCCTAAAATCGAGACCTAGAAAATATTTGTTCGAGTTTAGGTATAGGTAGTCTATTCTCATGCCCTTGTAAAACCCCCTGCCGCCCCACATAGAGGCGTATTTCCAGCGGTCCCCCCTTGGCGGCGGCTCTACTTTCACCACCTCAGCGCCTAGCTGGGCGAGGAGGCGCGGGATATTTGGGCCTAAGATGTAGTGAGCGAACTCAACAACCCTCACGCCCTCTAGTGGACGTTTATTGGTAGTGTTGCTGAAAAATTTTTGTATACTTTCGAAGTATTCCATTATACTAATAAAATAAAGTGTTTTTAAATATTACTACTATTATACATTGTAAAGTACAAATTTCCTAAATAAAGGTTTAGTAAAACATAGTTCGAAAAACCCTCTAGTATTATTCTATGTAGAATACCAATACCAATAGTAAATTTTCTGCTTTCTTCTATAGATCATTGCGGTTAGCACACCTGCGAGGAAACCTCCTATGTGCGCGAAGTACGCCACCCCGCTTGGTTGTAGGGTGAATAAATCCACTGCGCCGTAGAAGAGCTGGTAGAGAAACCAAAATCCTATGTAGACCCACGCCGGGATATCGACTATCGTGA from Pyrobaculum arsenaticum DSM 13514 includes:
- a CDS encoding CoA transferase, giving the protein MTSASQPQREAALTQLFSPEGKPGALEGVKILEICGVNFGCLIAGSLLAELGAEVYTVPDEEAQRITVDDVYVNGVGIPYLVESRGKKKTSWDAAAELLPYVDILLDGLGPGKLAQRGMGYPQLAEKYPSLIYVAISPFGHYPTEKSIEFADAADSDLTGQAYNGYMAMLGNPDLPEPFSYPIRAGIWLAWAFAGAAAALGALASYWERLKTGRGGVVDVATNEVLSVVHPYQIGAAFVLNANRRRSPTIDANLYVTYTTAKAKDRFVAIATVIWPEIEAFFQIIGRPELAEKWKDAMSQVWEKPDVIKPLAQEVFKTVSELPAEELVRRAREKGKPPMAIVKTLEEVAAQEHWRLRRAIVEMECHGKKLLMPGTPYVLSETPGKIGTC
- a CDS encoding CaiB/BaiF CoA transferase family protein, with the protein product MEYFESIQKFFSNTTNKRPLEGVRVVEFAHYILGPNIPRLLAQLGAEVVKVEPPPRGDRWKYASMWGGRGFYKGMRIDYLYLNSNKYFLGLDFRKEEGRKVLLELVKQADVFVENMEPGTLDGYGLGYLQLREVNPRLIYISATGYGQFGPLHKLPSYDIIGQAESGIMDTTGWEEEVDELYRLPDYPGDWLPSTMAVSAILAALIYRHKTGRGQYIDLSQAASLQRFMYQLVYMSATNKRLRRSGFFDPFAKASGVFKTRDGKYVAIAAMTEGQLKALATAVPRLAEMDGDRWKTYRAIAQYVASRDLAEVVETCKKLGVPAQPVMADVDILNDPWRWERGSVVRIRDRLYGEVVVPGPVVKMAGYDLGVKWVARPVGYHNKLVLRKWLGLDSGEVDRLVERGVLGYWDGQLGNTPPPGWRAEEDPVFQGEKDEVEAGA